The window GATCTCAGCTTCAAAGATGGAAATCAGTACAGAGGACTATTATTATCAGATGATAATTTATTTTATGATAACCCCTCAGTGAAAGACATATTCGCTTATACACCATTTTTATTATCTAAAATGAATTGGCCATACATTCAAATCAAGAGTAGAAACTTCTGGAATGATAAAGAAGAGTTGATGGAAAGGGTAACTCAGTTCGTAAAAAGGAATGAATAAGTAAGCTTATTTATTTATACATCTTAATACCGAGCGAATAGTTTGTGTACTTCACCAATAGTAAACTACTGTGTTTAAATCAATTACAGTTGTAATTAAGTATAATTTCCACTATATTATACTACACTAAACTATTTTCACGTATGGTAAAAAGTTATAAAGGTGCCTTTATAAAGAAAGAGGCAGCACAAGAAGAAGCACATAGCCTTTCTGTAAAAGATTATATGGCTACTCAATTAATTAAGTTTCACGAGCATCAAACTGTTTATGAAGCCATGGATACCCTTTTGAAAAAGAAGATATCTGGTGGACCAGTAATTGATGAAGAGGATAATTTGGTTGGGATTATATCAGAAGGTGATTGCTTAAGAGAAGTGGTAAAGGGAAAATATAACAATTCACCTAGATTACCCGGCCTAGTAAAAGATTACATGGCTACTAATATAATTCATATCGATGCAGATGTGAATATATTTGAAGCTGCTGATATGTTTTTAAGAATGCGCTTTAGAAGATTTCCAGTATTAAAAGAAGGTAAACTAGTAGGTCAAATCAGTCAGAGAGATATCATGAGAGCGGTAAGAGATACCTCCGAAGTAAATTGGAAACATTAAAAAAGCCGAAACTAATAATTTCGGCTTTCCTATATCATAATGTACTGACTTATTTTATTCTGCTGCTAGGGCTTCAGCACCTGCTGTAATCTCAAGAATCTCAGTAGTAATAGCAGCTTGTCTTGTTCTGTTATAAGTTAATCTTAATTCTTTTAATAACTCACCAGCATTATCAGTTGCTTTATCCATCGCAGTCATTCGAGCTCCATGCTCAGATGCATTAGAGTCTAATAAAGCTTTGAACAATTGAGTTTTTAAAGAAGTAGGAATCAATTCATTCTCGATATAATCTCTAGATGGCTCATATGTATAATCATAATCTGATCTACTTTCCTCATCACTTGATTTAGCTATCGGCAAGAATTGCTCTTTATTTAAGATTTGTGTAGCAGCATTTTTGAACTCATTGTAGATGATTTCTACTTTATCGTAAGTTCCTTTTTCAAACTCATCCATAATGAATTGAGCTGCTTCGCTAGTCGCTTCAAAAGTTAAGTTATTGAATAAATTAATATACTGATCGTTATAAGAAAGCTTATTTCTTTTCAAATAATCAGAAGCTTTTTTACCAATAGTCATAAAATGAAGATTACCACTTTCAGCATATGACTTATACTCACCTTCCATCAAGCTTTTTACTTTACGTGTTACAGTAGAGTTAAAAGCTCCGCATAGTCCTTTATCAGAGGTTACTAATATTAAAAGGATATTGTTTACGGGTCTTTCCTTAGCATAAGGATTATTCATCTCACCGCTACCACTAACATTTTGTAATATAGTAGATAACTTCTGAGAATAAGGACGCATCATGGTGATTCTGTCCTGAGCTCGCTTCAACTTAGCGGCCGCCACCATTTTCATGGCTTTGGTAATTTGTTGAGTTGAAACAACAGATGTAATCCTATTTTTTACTTCCTTTAGATTTGCCATACAGCCTTATATCTATTTTTACCTTTACAAGGAAAATTTATCTTAAACTTTTAAAGGAGCTCTTTTGAGCTCCTAAATAATTAATATTTAGACGATAAATCGTCAGCTACTTTCTTAACCACTGCAATTAAATCGTCATTAATTTTACCAGCTTTGAAAGCGTCTAATGTTTCTTTCTCTTTGTTTTCCATCATCATCGCAAATTCCTTCTCGAAAGCACGAACTTTATCAACTGGCACCTTATCTAAGAATCCTTTTGTAGAGGCAATAATAATAGCTACCTGCTGCTCAACAGCAACTGGAGAATATTGTCCTTGTTTAAGAATCTCTTGGTTTCTTCTACCTCTCTCAATAACTCTTTTTGTTGTAGCATCTAAGTCAGATCCGAATTTAGCAAAAGCTTCTAGTTCACGGAACTGGGCTTGATCTAATTTCAAAGTACCTGAAACCTTCTTCATTGACTTAATCTGTGCATTACCACCCACACGAGAAACCGATATACCTACGTTAATAGCAGGTCTAATACCTGAGTTAAAGAGGTTTGTTTCTAAGAATATCTGACCGTCAGTAATTGAAATTACGTTTGTTGGAATATAAGCAGAAACATCTCCCGCTTGAGTTTCAATAATTGGAAGTGCGGTTAATGAACCCCCACCTTTAACTTTACCTTTTAAAGAAGGAGGTAAGTCGTTCATATCTTTAGCAATGTCATCATCATTAATAACCTTAGCAGCTCTTTCTAATAATCTTGAGTGAAGATAGAATACATCACCAGGGTATGCTTCACGTCCTGGAGGTCTTCTTAATAATAATGAAACTTCACGGTATGCTACGGCTTGTTTTGATAAATCATCATAAACAATTAAACCTGGACGACCCGTATCTCTGAAGTATTCGCCAATTGCTGCACCAGCAAATGGAGCAAAGAATTGTAATGGAGCAGGATCAGCTGCAGAAGCTGAAACAATAGTAGTATAAGCCATTGCACCAGCTTTTTCTAATTCTGATACAATTTGAGCAACAGTTGAAGCTTTTTGACCTATCGCTACATAAATACAGTAAACTGGCTCACCAGCATCATAAAATTCTTTTTGGTTAATGATGGTATCAATCGCAACAGCTGTTTTACCAGTCTGACGGTCACCAATGATTAACTCACGCTGACCTCTTCCAACAGGAATCATTGCATCAATTGACTTAATACCTGTTTGTAATGGTTCAGTTACTGGCTCACGGAAAATTACACCAGGCGCTTTACGCTCTAAAGGCATATCGTAAAGTTCACCTTCAATCGGTCCTTTACCATCAATTGGTTGACCTAAAGTGTTTACAACTCTACCTGCGATTCCATCACCAACTTTAATCGATGCAATTTTACCAGTTCTTTTAACAGCATCTCCTTCTTTAATACCTTGAGAGCTTCCTAAAAGTACAGCACCTACATTATCTTCTTCTAAGTTAAGTACTAAAGCTTGTAAGCCATTTTCAAACTCTAATAACTCACCTGATTGAGCTTGAGTTAAGCCGTAAATACGTGCAACACCATCACCTACTTGAAGGACGGTACCAACTTCTTCTAATTCTGCTTCTGTTTTGAAGCCTGAAAGTTGCTCTCTTAATATTGCTGAAACCTCGTCTGGTCTAACCTCTGCCATTATTCTTATATTATAGGTTAATTAATTTTTAAATCTTTTTGATATATTGATTTTGAGTTAATTCCCTTCTCAAATCATTTAATTTACTTTGAATAGTTTCATCTATTTGTCTATCGCCTACGCGAATCAAAAATCCACCAATCAAAGATTCATCTACTGTTTCGTTTAATTCAACTTCTTTGCCAGAAATCTCTGTAACTATTTTTACAACTTCTGAACGAAGAGCATCATCTAATGGAAATGTTGTGCTTACTTCAGCAGTAATAATTCCCTTATGCTCATTGTAAAGCTGCTTGAAAACTTTCGCAATCTCAGGTAAATATTTGTCTCTATTCTTTCTTGAAACAATTTCAAAAAATTTGGATGTCATATCCTGAACTTTGCCGCTGAATACTTTCTTTACTATGGCAGCCTTTCTTAGGCTCTCCAAAATAGGATTATTCAACATCAATACAAAGTCTCTATTTTCAGTACAGACTTTCGAAAGTAATTCCATATCTGCCTTTGCATCTTCTAATGTTCCCTTCTCAACAGAAAGGTCTAACAAAGACTGGGCATATCGGGATGCAATTCTATATTCTGACATTGGATCAGATTAATTGAGTTTCAATTCTTTCATAAAATCTTCAGCTAAAGCTTTTTGAGCTTTATCGTCAGATAAGTTTTTGCGGATAACTTTTTCAGCTATTTCTAATGAAAGCTCAGCAACTTTAGTAGTTACCTCTTTCAATGCTGCATTCTTCTCTACCTCGATAGAGTTTTTAGCGTCCGCTATCATTTTATCAGCTTGCTTAGCTGCATCAGATTTCGCTTCTTCTTTAATCTTATTAGCAATATCTGTTGCTTCTTTAAGCAATTTATCTCTCTCCATTCTAGCTTCTTGCAATAACTTTTGGTTATCAGCCTGTAATTTCGCCATTTCTTCTTTAGCATTTTCAGCAGCTTGCAATGCATCTGCAATACTACCTTCTCTTGCTTTCAAAGAATTTAGAATGGGTTTCCAAGCAAACTTTGATAATAAAAGCAAAAGAACAAGGAAAATGATGAGCTGCATGAAAAACAAGCCCGGAGAAAAGTCATTTATTAATTGTTCCATTTTTTTCTTTGATTAATTTAAATTTTTAAAAACGCTATTTGCAGCCTAGCGCATACAAATAGCGTTGTTTCATTTTCAGGATTAATTATCCAGCTAAGATTAAAGCACCGAATGCTAAACCTTCTAATAATGCTCCGATAATAATCATGGCTGTCTGGATTTTACCAGAAGCTTCTGGTTGTCTAGCAATACCTTCCATTGCTTTTCCACCAATCTGTCCTAGACCGATACCAGCACCAATTACGATTAATCCTGCTCCAATTAAATTGTACATGATAGTTGATTTATATTAAATTAAACAAAAATACTCTTTTAATGATGCTCCTCTACCGCCATACCTATAAACAATGCTGATAACATTGTGAAGATATACGCTTGAAGAAAAGCTACTAATAATTCTATTAGGGTAATAAAAAACGCTAAGCCAAATGAAATACTTGAAGAAGCTACTATACCGAATTGAGCTCTCATAGTAATTATAAGTGCTATTAAACTCATTACTACTACGTGACCAGCTGTTATGTTTGCAAACAAACGTATTAATAAGGCAAATGGCTTTGTAAACATTCCTAATACCTCAATTGGCATCAAGATAATTTTCATGACTACAGGCACACCTGGCATCCAGAAAATATGCTTCCAATAATTTTTATTCCCACTAAACTGTGTAACAACGAATGTAATGAGTGCCAACCCAACTGTAATGGCAATATTACCCGTTACATTGAAACCTAAAGGTGTTAAACCCAATAGATTCAATATCCAGATATAGAAAAATACTGTAAGTAAATAAGGGATAAACTTCTCGTATTTAGGGCCAATGTTTGGTCTTGCGATCTCATCGCGCACATAAATCACTAATGGTTCAAGAATTCGACCAACACCTTTCGGAATTGCTCTTTTGTGATAACCCCTTGCTAAACTGTTAAAACCTAAAAATATTAACAATGAGGCTAAAAGCATCCCTACTACATTTTTCGTGATTGAAAAATCTAAAGGCTTTGAATTTGTAGCGTGACCTTCTTCATCTAAATTAATTTCACCCTCTGCATTAGTTTCATAAACTTTACTGTGGTAGAGTGCAAAATACTTTCCGTTTGATTCAGCTACCTCATGCCCATGATCAAATTTTGAAGATGAGAAAACATGTAGGCCGTCTGACCATAAGATAACTGGTAAAGGAAAACCAATATGGGTTCCTGTTTTACCGTTGGTCCACAAAGTAAAATCATGAGAATCTTGCAAGTGATGCTCAATATAATCTTTTATCTCCTCTTGGGTGTCTATTTGCCCACCTTCTTCCGAACCTCCTGAAACCGCAAATAACGTATTCACGTTAAATAGCGATACTAAAAGTGCGAACAACAATGTTTTTCTCATTATAGTTGGATTGATCATTCTACTTTTCTACGATAGCCTTAATTTGGGGGCAAAGGTAATCATTTTCTTAATAAACATAATTTTTTTATTAAGTTTTTTACCACTTGAAAATTCATGCTTTGTCATTGGTATTCATAAGCCTTCCGCTATAAATAGCTTCCATAACTAAAAACATGAAGAAAGGGATGATAATGGAAATTCTTTCAGGGAAGTTCAATTCTTCTTCTGAAAACAAAGTATTCTTAAAAATCAGAACAAATAATCCGATTTTAATAAATACACTTGCTAAATAGAAGTATCCTACTTGATCAGGAAGTTTTTTGCTTAATAATTCAACTGAACCAGCTATTACAATAAATGATATGAAGTGAAAAATATACATTGCCTCTAAAGAATAAGACAATACTTCATTTTGGCTTGATAAATACCAGTTTTGGGCAAATAGAATTACTACTGCTAACACTAATGTTAATAGTGTAAAAATCAATAATCTTTTAACCATGAATTCTATTCTTGGGATTTTATAACTTCTCTTATCACAACAAATATGGATAAGAAAACTGCCAAAAGCGTTATGACTTTGGTATAAATGTCAGACCCACTTTCGGCAACTTCATCTACATATTCTCCTAGTAAGTGGCCTAGGTAAATGGTTACAGCCATTTGAATGGCTAAACCAGAAAATTTAAGATAATTATTATACTGCTTTTGCTTCTTCAATTTTTGGGTTTGATTGTGATTTGTTTCCTTTTTCATCACCTATTTTAATAGACTTGTTAGAAACACCCATTTTACATTCACCATTGAATGTAGCACCAGATTCAACAATTAATTTATTGGTAATAATGTCACCGTGAACAACAGCTGATGGTTTTAATACAAGTAATTCAGTTATTTCAACTACTCCTTTAACTTCACCTTCTATTTCTGCATTTTGAGCCAATACATTTCCTTCTATATGAGAGGTGCCACCTAAAACCAATTTTGACTTGGTTTTAATATTACCAATCACTTTCCCATCTATTCTGATATTACCAAATGTCTCTAAATCTCCATTTATGGTAGTTCCTTTTCCAATAGTATTGCTAGAACTTGTGATATCCTGTGCCATCTGTATTTTTTCTTGCTTGTTATTAAACATTTCTGTATTCTTTTCTTAATTATTTTAAAAGGTAATAAATTCTTCCGGATCAACCGGGTTACCATTATACCATATTTCTAAATGAACATGCGGGCCTGTAGTTAACTCTCCAGAATTACCTATAATTGAAATAACCTCCCCTGCATTTACAAAATTACCAACTTTTTTTAATATAGCAGAATTATGCCTTACAACTGATATTAAATTCGCTCTATGTTGAATTGCTATAACATACCCCCCGTCTTGAGTCCATGATGATAATATAACGGTACCATCTGCAATAGATTTTACTGGCTCGTTAGATTTTGCTACTATATCTATTCCATAATGATCAATACTCATATCATATGGAGAACTAACAATACCTTGCAAAGGAGGAAAAAAGAATATATCCTTTAATTCTTCTGAATAGTTATTGCTAGAATAACTAGTTAAGCTAAAGTCTTGCTCTTCAAACTCCTGCCTAATAATTGAATCCCCTGCATTCATCTTTTGAGGATTCATATCTCTGTTCAATTCCTCGGTGTTGACCTGGCTTGGTCTCCGATAAGTTTCTCCATCTGGCACATCACCCTTTAATATGGTTTGAAGATTACCTATAAATTGATCTTGTGCCTGCAGCCTTGATTTCAATGAATCCATTTCCATAGTCAGCGACAATAACTTTTGATTATACTCCATTGTGGTATGCCGTGGATCAAACCATTGTGCTAATAATGATTGGGATAGATATAATGCACCAATGAATATCAAAACGAAAGTTAATAGTCCTACTACAGCAACTTTTGCATAAGTAAAGTTAAGTGAAGATACTTCAGCTAAGTTTTCTTCGTTTCTTACCACCATTTGATATCTTGTGGTAAGCCAATTGGACATTGTTTTTCTTATTCGCAAATTTGTTATTTTAATATTTTATGCAAAAATACATATTATCAACGACTCACAACAGTTTTCTTATATGAATCGCTTAATTTAGTCGTTTCAAAATTACTGTGCTGATTAAAATAAAAAAATATCGTTTAATATTATTCGGGCTATTCTTGATTATTGTAAGCTGCTCCCCAGAAAATTCTGGTGTGATTGGCTATAGTTATCATAATATTACCGCTAAGTATAATGCCTATTTTATTGCTAACGAAAAATTAGATGAGGTATTACTTGAAATTAAAGAAGCTCACAAGAACAATTTCAATAGAGTTTTAAAAGTAAAAGCTCCAATTGACACTAACATTGTTAATTCAAATACGGAGAAAATTGAAGATATTATAAAAAAAGCATCCATTGCTATACAACGACATGAAGTTAGTAAATGGGTAGATGATAGCTACATATTGGTAGGAATTGCCAGAATGCTAAATCAAGAATATGAGGAATCAATTGAAACTCTGAAATATGTAAATGTGAATAGTGAAGATGAGCAAACCCGATATTATGCTCTCACTCATTTAATAAGAACATTTACAGAATATGGCGAACTCAATAATGCTTTAGCAGTAATTGATTATTTAAATAGGCAGAAACTATCTAAATCCAACCAAAGGTATCTTTATTTAAATGCCGCTTATTATTATCAAATAACTAATAATCCAAATAATGTAATCCAATACTTAAGTGCCGCTATAAAAGTAATGCCTAAAGGGCCTGAAAAGGCAAAAATGCATTTTATTTTAGGACAGCTTTTTCAAAAATCTAAGCTTGATGCAGTAGCTTATGATAATTATTCTCAGGTATTAGAAAACCGACCACCTTATGAATTATCATTTTATGCTCGACTTAATATGGCTCAAGTTACCGAATTAACTAAAGGCGAAGATGTAAAAAGAATTAGGAAATATTTCGAACAGCTATTGAAGGACGGGAAAAACGTGGAGTTCCGTGACAAAATATATTATGAGATGGCTGAATTTGAATTAAAACAAGGAAATATAAAAGAAGCTATCCCATTTTATAAGTCATCAATAAAATCCAGTGTTGACAATCCAAGACAAAAATCGTTTTCCTATCACAAATTAGGAAAAGTATATTTTGATCGATTAAAAGAGTATCCATTAGCCAAAGCTTACTACGATAGCGCATTTAGCATTATGCCTAAAGATGAACCAATCTATCCCCAAGTTGAAACTAGGCATGCTGTACTTTCAGAATTTATAAAACAAATCAATACTATTAATGAGAATGACTCATTATTAAATCTTGCTCAAATGGACAGCTTAGCATTAAATAATTTATTCCTTTCAAAAAGAAAGGAAAGAATTCAAAATGAGAAAGAGCAGGAGAAAAAGGAAAGAAGAGCCAAAAGAAATCAAGCGAGCTATACGAGCAATAATGCATTTAATGATAGCCCAACCATCCAAAATAATTCAGCCCCTGGAGGTGGATTTTATTTTTATGACCCTGCAACCGTTGCACAAGGTAGAAATACATTTAAAAGGATTTGGGGAGACCGCTCTTTGCAAGATAATTGGAGAACCAAAAGAAATACAGTTTTTGAAGAGGAGTCATCAGCAACAACGGAAGCAACTGCATCTAATGAAAGTGTAGAACAACCGAAAATTTCAGAGGAAGATTTAATTGCACAAGAAAGGAATGAATTCTTCAATACAATCCCATTCGACACGGCAAGCCAAAGAAAAATGCATGAAGAAATGGAGCTAGCTTATTACAAACTAGGGAACATTTACAATTTTGATCTTCAAGAAAAGGAAGACGCTATTACTACTTATGAAAAATTATTAGAAAAATATCCTGATACCGAATATAGGGCAGAAATACTATATCTGTTATATATCTATTATGAAGAGAGAAATCCTGAAAAGGCTAAACAATTCTCACAAGAATTATTAAACAGATTTCCGGATACTATTTTCGGAAAGCTAATTGAAAA is drawn from Marivirga arenosa and contains these coding sequences:
- the atpG gene encoding ATP synthase F1 subunit gamma; its protein translation is MANLKEVKNRITSVVSTQQITKAMKMVAAAKLKRAQDRITMMRPYSQKLSTILQNVSGSGEMNNPYAKERPVNNILLILVTSDKGLCGAFNSTVTRKVKSLMEGEYKSYAESGNLHFMTIGKKASDYLKRNKLSYNDQYINLFNNLTFEATSEAAQFIMDEFEKGTYDKVEIIYNEFKNAATQILNKEQFLPIAKSSDEESRSDYDYTYEPSRDYIENELIPTSLKTQLFKALLDSNASEHGARMTAMDKATDNAGELLKELRLTYNRTRQAAITTEILEITAGAEALAAE
- the atpH gene encoding ATP synthase F1 subunit delta — encoded protein: MSEYRIASRYAQSLLDLSVEKGTLEDAKADMELLSKVCTENRDFVLMLNNPILESLRKAAIVKKVFSGKVQDMTSKFFEIVSRKNRDKYLPEIAKVFKQLYNEHKGIITAEVSTTFPLDDALRSEVVKIVTEISGKEVELNETVDESLIGGFLIRVGDRQIDETIQSKLNDLRRELTQNQYIKKI
- the atpB gene encoding F0F1 ATP synthase subunit A, giving the protein MRKTLLFALLVSLFNVNTLFAVSGGSEEGGQIDTQEEIKDYIEHHLQDSHDFTLWTNGKTGTHIGFPLPVILWSDGLHVFSSSKFDHGHEVAESNGKYFALYHSKVYETNAEGEINLDEEGHATNSKPLDFSITKNVVGMLLASLLIFLGFNSLARGYHKRAIPKGVGRILEPLVIYVRDEIARPNIGPKYEKFIPYLLTVFFYIWILNLLGLTPLGFNVTGNIAITVGLALITFVVTQFSGNKNYWKHIFWMPGVPVVMKIILMPIEVLGMFTKPFALLIRLFANITAGHVVVMSLIALIITMRAQFGIVASSSISFGLAFFITLIELLVAFLQAYIFTMLSALFIGMAVEEHH
- a CDS encoding bactofilin family protein, with the translated sequence MFNNKQEKIQMAQDITSSSNTIGKGTTINGDLETFGNIRIDGKVIGNIKTKSKLVLGGTSHIEGNVLAQNAEIEGEVKGVVEITELLVLKPSAVVHGDIITNKLIVESGATFNGECKMGVSNKSIKIGDEKGNKSQSNPKIEEAKAV
- a CDS encoding F0F1 ATP synthase subunit B; the encoded protein is MEQLINDFSPGLFFMQLIIFLVLLLLLSKFAWKPILNSLKAREGSIADALQAAENAKEEMAKLQADNQKLLQEARMERDKLLKEATDIANKIKEEAKSDAAKQADKMIADAKNSIEVEKNAALKEVTTKVAELSLEIAEKVIRKNLSDDKAQKALAEDFMKELKLN
- the atpA gene encoding F0F1 ATP synthase subunit alpha, translated to MAEVRPDEVSAILREQLSGFKTEAELEEVGTVLQVGDGVARIYGLTQAQSGELLEFENGLQALVLNLEEDNVGAVLLGSSQGIKEGDAVKRTGKIASIKVGDGIAGRVVNTLGQPIDGKGPIEGELYDMPLERKAPGVIFREPVTEPLQTGIKSIDAMIPVGRGQRELIIGDRQTGKTAVAIDTIINQKEFYDAGEPVYCIYVAIGQKASTVAQIVSELEKAGAMAYTTIVSASAADPAPLQFFAPFAGAAIGEYFRDTGRPGLIVYDDLSKQAVAYREVSLLLRRPPGREAYPGDVFYLHSRLLERAAKVINDDDIAKDMNDLPPSLKGKVKGGGSLTALPIIETQAGDVSAYIPTNVISITDGQIFLETNLFNSGIRPAINVGISVSRVGGNAQIKSMKKVSGTLKLDQAQFRELEAFAKFGSDLDATTKRVIERGRRNQEILKQGQYSPVAVEQQVAIIIASTKGFLDKVPVDKVRAFEKEFAMMMENKEKETLDAFKAGKINDDLIAVVKKVADDLSSKY
- a CDS encoding M23 family metallopeptidase, giving the protein MSNWLTTRYQMVVRNEENLAEVSSLNFTYAKVAVVGLLTFVLIFIGALYLSQSLLAQWFDPRHTTMEYNQKLLSLTMEMDSLKSRLQAQDQFIGNLQTILKGDVPDGETYRRPSQVNTEELNRDMNPQKMNAGDSIIRQEFEEQDFSLTSYSSNNYSEELKDIFFFPPLQGIVSSPYDMSIDHYGIDIVAKSNEPVKSIADGTVILSSWTQDGGYVIAIQHRANLISVVRHNSAILKKVGNFVNAGEVISIIGNSGELTTGPHVHLEIWYNGNPVDPEEFITF
- a CDS encoding AtpZ/AtpI family protein codes for the protein MKKQKQYNNYLKFSGLAIQMAVTIYLGHLLGEYVDEVAESGSDIYTKVITLLAVFLSIFVVIREVIKSQE
- the atpE gene encoding ATP synthase F0 subunit C codes for the protein MYNLIGAGLIVIGAGIGLGQIGGKAMEGIARQPEASGKIQTAMIIIGALLEGLAFGALILAG
- a CDS encoding DUF6168 family protein, which gives rise to MVKRLLIFTLLTLVLAVVILFAQNWYLSSQNEVLSYSLEAMYIFHFISFIVIAGSVELLSKKLPDQVGYFYLASVFIKIGLFVLIFKNTLFSEEELNFPERISIIIPFFMFLVMEAIYSGRLMNTNDKA
- the porW gene encoding type IX secretion system periplasmic lipoprotein PorW/SprE, with product MLIKIKKYRLILFGLFLIIVSCSPENSGVIGYSYHNITAKYNAYFIANEKLDEVLLEIKEAHKNNFNRVLKVKAPIDTNIVNSNTEKIEDIIKKASIAIQRHEVSKWVDDSYILVGIARMLNQEYEESIETLKYVNVNSEDEQTRYYALTHLIRTFTEYGELNNALAVIDYLNRQKLSKSNQRYLYLNAAYYYQITNNPNNVIQYLSAAIKVMPKGPEKAKMHFILGQLFQKSKLDAVAYDNYSQVLENRPPYELSFYARLNMAQVTELTKGEDVKRIRKYFEQLLKDGKNVEFRDKIYYEMAEFELKQGNIKEAIPFYKSSIKSSVDNPRQKSFSYHKLGKVYFDRLKEYPLAKAYYDSAFSIMPKDEPIYPQVETRHAVLSEFIKQINTINENDSLLNLAQMDSLALNNLFLSKRKERIQNEKEQEKKERRAKRNQASYTSNNAFNDSPTIQNNSAPGGGFYFYDPATVAQGRNTFKRIWGDRSLQDNWRTKRNTVFEEESSATTEATASNESVEQPKISEEDLIAQERNEFFNTIPFDTASQRKMHEEMELAYYKLGNIYNFDLQEKEDAITTYEKLLEKYPDTEYRAEILYLLYIYYEERNPEKAKQFSQELLNRFPDTIFGKLIENPNYQEESNVASAKVKLIYEDAYRVYQEQYYDSALTIINNGLNDYPENDYEDNLVLLKTLISGVQNGKNTYRFNLQKFMEDYPESELYSFAKTLLAAIDELDQKQLQKEQIKYIPYFEQTHYFVVVYEKNKALSGILPSEIESFAEKFFPNENLNAGNLIFNDDYSMVLLSEFEGKESAEAFYKKFNSDLSPLKNFNSLNFSNFIISKDNFQIYYQAKMVDSYDEFFNNNYQITP
- a CDS encoding CBS domain-containing protein translates to MVKSYKGAFIKKEAAQEEAHSLSVKDYMATQLIKFHEHQTVYEAMDTLLKKKISGGPVIDEEDNLVGIISEGDCLREVVKGKYNNSPRLPGLVKDYMATNIIHIDADVNIFEAADMFLRMRFRRFPVLKEGKLVGQISQRDIMRAVRDTSEVNWKH